CTCCGGGGATTTTCCAGCGACCGTTCAACATCCTTTGCGGTTTTGTCGTAGATACTTTCCCGGACGTGGCTCCAGTTGTATGACCGGAACTCTTCTTGAAAACTACGCATCCAGAAAAAGCGTTAACGGGCTGCTTGCTGCCGCAGAATTTCCTTTGGCTGCCAGTCCGGCCTCAAATGCCAGTCTTCCTGCTTCCACACCCAGCCTGAAAGCATGGGCCATACCGACAGGGTCGGAAGCTACGGCTATGGCCGTATTGACCAGTACGGCATCTGCACCCATTTCCATTGCTTTTGCTGCGTCGGAAGGTGATCCGATGCCTGCATCCACAATCACGGGAACAGCACTTTGTTCAATAATGATTTCGAGAAAGTCTGCTGTTTTCAAACCCTTATTACTGCCGATGGGAGCCCCCAGGGGCATTACGGCAGCCGCACCGGCGCTTTCGAGGCGCTTGCACAAAACGGGGTCAGCGTGTATATAGGGCAAAATAACAAAGCCAAGTTTTGCGAGCTGTTCGGTTGCCAGCAGGGTTTCCATGGCATCGGGCATGAGGTATTTGGGGTCAGGGTGGATTTCCAGCTTCACCCAATGCGTTTCCATTGCTTCTCTTGCCAGCTGTGCTGCCAATATCGCCTCCCGGGCATTTCTTGCGCCCGAAGTATTCGGCAGCAGGTTGATGTGACCGTGCTTCAGGTACCTGAGGATCTCGTCATCCTGCCGGCCAGAAGCTACTCTGCGCAAGGCAACGGTCACCAGTTCCGACCCTGAGGACAACAGGGATTGCTCCATTAGGGCACCGGAGCTGAATTTCCCCGTTCCGGTAAAAAGCCTTGAATGGAAAGTCTTATCAGCGATTTTTAGCATAATGTTTTATAAAGTTGTGTAACAAATTGTTTGCGGTCAGGGGAATGAGTAATGGCAGCGGACATGGCCACGCCATGTACACCCGCGGACAGGAGGCCGGTAATATCTTCATCCGTAATACCGCCGATCGCGATCACTGGGATACTGATGTTCATTTGATGGATTGTTTCAAGAATCGCTCTGTAGCCGTCAGCACCCAGTACCGGACTTAGGTTTTGCTTGGTATTAGTAAAGCGGTAAGGGCCAAGTCCTACGTAGTCTGCGCCCTCCTGCACCCTTTGCAATACATCCTGCAGCGTATTGGCAGTACCACCGATGATCATGTTTCCGCCCATCTGCCTGGCCGTTTGGATGGGCAGATCTTCAAGCCCGAGATGTACGCCAAAAGCGCCTGTATCCCGGGCAACTTCCGGATAATCGTTGATGATCAGTTTGGCACCGTATGAATCGCAGAGGTTTTTAGCAAGTGATGCTTTTTCCAGGATCATTTCCGCAGGCTCGTTTTTAATGCGCAGTTGTATCCATCTGCAGCCCGCGTCAAGCGCGGAGGCTATGCTTTCCAGGTGTGTAAAAGCAGCCGTCTGATTCGATATAAAATGAAGTTTGCCGATCAAAGTTTATTGGTTTAGCACATTGTTAAGTTGAATAAAAGTCTGAGGAGCTTTTGCCGGATTTTTCCATAGGGTACCTGACACGGCTGCTCCGTCAAAATTCATCTCTTTGATGTTACGAATATTGGACTGATCAATTCCACCCAGTCCGATGACCGGTAACTTTTTCTCCGCTGCATCGAGCCGGAAGCCGGGAGGAAGGATACCCTGATACCCCGGTTTGGAAATACTGTTGTAAACCGGACCGAAAAATGTATAATCAAAAGAAGTTAATATGTTTGTATCCAGCAATTTGTGGATGGAAGTACTCAGGATAAAACCTTCTGATTTCATTTGCATCAGCGTGCTCTCATCCGTTGTCATCCGTAAATTTTCGGGAAAATGCAGCCGCCTGATCCCATATTCCAGGGCTACGGGAAAATGTTGATGAACGGCGATTTTGGATAAAAAGGCAGGGCAGATGCCACGCAGCAGACGGTCCAGATCCGATGCGGTCCCATCGGGTTTTCTGAGATGCAGGTATTCCATCCCGTTTTCAAAAAGCAGGTTAATGCACCCAGCCTCATTGGGCAGATACACAGGTGACGATATGACGATCAGCTTCATCCTAACCGCCTTGTGTGGCTCTGATGATAATTAATTGATCATCAGGCTGCAGTTGGTGCAAGGCCCACTGCGATTTGCTGACCACCTGGTTATTGATGGCTACCGCTATTCCCTGATGATTTGTTTCGAAAATTTCTGTCAGCAATTGCTGCACGGTAAAAGTGTCAGGAATTACGCTGGGTGTTTGGTTGATTTTTATCTCCATTCCGGTTATCGTTTGAGAAACTTGGGGAATGGACCTTGCAGAAAAAGATATAAGTAAACCCTTCAGGAGGCTCACTACTTTTCCCTTCGTCAGTATGAACTGCATCAGGTTCAAAGGGTATAATCTCAGACCACCATAGTGGACACCCCCAAAGTTTTAACAAAACTAAGTCAAAAATATGACGAATAAAACCTTCCGCCGGGAAGTACCTGCATGATGACGAAATATCGATATGGCGGTCTGATAAATATGCGATAAATTTGAAAGGTACAAGTATCAGGTCCGGACATTAAACAAAAGCATACGAGTTAACCGAAATGCCCGACCGTTGGGACTGTACACTCATATTTTAATCTAAACGATAACTCATTTAACCGAAATACTAAGTTTACCAGAATGGATCTTAGAATAAGAAACGCCACAAAGAAGGATTTACCCGCGATTTTAGAAATTGTTAATCAAACGATCCTCACGTCCACCGCAATTTATGATTATGAGATCAGGACGCTTGAGGAGCAAACGGAGTGGTTTGAGCGTGTGACGGACAACGGTATGCCCATCATTGTTGCCGATCAGGATGGGGAGGTGCTGGGATATGGTTCATACAATACCTTTCGCCCCAAAATAGGGTACCAGTTCACGGTGGAGCACTCTATTTATCTTGACGAGAAGTCCAGGGGTATGGGTGTAGGAGGCAAGCTATTGGGCAGTCTCATTCAGCGGGCACGGGAGCAGGGCCTTCATACGATGATAGGAGGGATAGATGCGGCCAACAGGGGAAGTATTGAATTTCACAAAAAATATGGTTTTGTAGAAAAGGGTTATCTGAAAGAAGTGGCCTACAAGTTTGATCAGTGGCTGGACCTGGTCTTCATGCAGCTGATTCTTGAATAGGGGGCCGACTGGCACAAAAAAATGGCTGCCCGCATCCGTGGCAGCCATTTTGCTATGTTATACTGTTGTTTTTTAATTTTAATGTGCTCGTCCGGTTTCTACGTAGGTATCTTCATCACCGGTTGGTTTCCCCTGCCACCAGGATGCCAGTATTGAGCCTGTAATGTTCATCAACGGCCCGAACACGGCTGGGGCAAGACCTACCGTAGCCATTTTTCCCATTTCTTTCGCGATACCGGATGCAAGTCCGCCATTTTGCATACCCACCTCAATAGCGATGGTACGGCAGTCGCGCTCGCTCATTTTGAATAGCCGTCCCGACCAGTAACCCAGTGTATAGCCCGAGAGATTGTGAATCAGTACGAGGAGCAACAAAGTGGGGCCGATGGTCAGCAGGCTGTCGCGGCCGGCAGCGGTGATGATCACGATAATGAAGGCAATTCCGCCCATGGATACGAGCGGCATGGCGTTGTCCAGCCATTTGGCCTTTCCGCTGAATAACTTATTGAATATCAGCCCTGCTCCGATAGGTATGATGACCATTTTTACGATATCCCACATCATGTGGAGGGTATCTATTTTGACAAATGCACCAGCCAGAAGGCTCATCAGTACCGGCGTTACAATAGGCGCAAGCATGGTAGAAATGGCGGTGATGGTAATGGAAAGTGCCAGGTTTGCTTTGGCAAGATAGGATATCACATTGGATGCCATACCGTTAGGAGAACAGCCAATCAGGATTATTCCTGCTGCAATTTCAGGCGGAAAACCACTCAGATTGGCGAGTGTGTACCCGATACTGGGCATAATAATAAAATGGCTTATCACTCCGATCAATACACCTTTTGGCATTTTAACAACGCCTACAAAATCCTGGAAACTCATGGAAGTTCCCATTCCGAACATGATGAGCTGGATCAGGGGGGTGATCAGCACAGCCAGTTTGAAACCGTTGAACTGCTGAAAATACTGGGGATAATAGAGGGCAGTGGTTACGGCAGCAAAAATAATGGTGGTATAGGTAAAGCCCTTGAGCTTTTCAAAACCACGAAAACTGATGGCCAGCGCCAGGAAAAACAGGATGAAAAAAGGCCCTGCCTGAGGAAGGCTGCCGGTTAAACCCAGGTAGAGTGCAATGAGGAGGCAAACGGCCGCTATACCTGACAATAGCTTGTAAATATTCATGTTTTTATTTTTATTATACAATTTTAAAAAGGGCATAGTTTATTATTTCAATGACTTTTGGCAGATACCAGTCTGTCAGTGTTTAGAAAAAGATAGCAGATTAAGGCCGCTTTATTGCTGAAAAAGCAGGAACAGAAGCTGCCTTACTTAATAAACTGCTATCTTCCTTCAGAAAATTACCAGGTTCTTTTTTTCATGTATTCGTCCAGTTCCGAACGTTTCATGGGGATTTCCTTAGGATTTTTATCCAGCCATTTCAGGAAATCTTCTTTCAGTTTGTCGGTCCACTGGCTGTCAATCTGGCCAGGAGTATATTTCCCTTCTTTGAGCATCTGAATACCAAATTTGTCACGGATAGCGATGAATTCGGCGGTAAGTACCACTTTTTCTACCAAATGAGCGGGAATGAAAATCACGCCCTCTCTTTTTGCGAGCACCACATCACCGGGAAGTACGATGGCCCTGCCGATGCGGATGGGTGTGTTCAGTCCTGTAAGTACGACGTCTTTCAGGTAGGAAGGATCCCAGTCTCTCACAAAAGCATTGAAACCTTCTATTTTGGACAGACCTTCCAGGTCACGGGAGGAGGCATCGAAAATGACACCGGTTCCGGTTTTTGCAAAAATAGAGTTGCCAAGGTTATCGCCGATAAGGGTTCCCTGGGCAATCTTCCCGAAACCATCCGCCACATATACATCACCTTTGGAGAGCTGGTCAATGGGCCAGGAATTGGTGTTGCCAATGCGGCCTGCTTTTTGGCCACGTTCTTTAATGTTTTTTTCAATATCCGGACGAGAGGGCATGAACTGCGCGGTAAGTGCACGCCCTGCAATGGGGACATCATTATGAATCATTTTCCAGTTTCCGTCGAACTGGCAGTTGTAACCTTCATTCTGCAGGACAACCCAGGCTTCTTCAATGGCAATTTCTTTCACGCGGCGGATCATGTCGTCCGATACTCTGGGGCGTCCGTCAGGAAAACGTTCTCCTTTCCATTCTGAAGTAAGGAAGATCAGTTCTTCTTTGGAAATGGTCTGTGCCCTGACAACGGCCAGGCTACCTATGAGACAGAGAGAGGTAAGCAGACTGAAAACTTTCAATTTCATAAAATAATAGTCAATTAAGCGGCAAATGGATAATGTAAAATCTGATGATAGGTTTTTTGCCGGAAGTTATACCTGAAACTTCCGGCAAGTTAGCCTAATTCTGCATGAATATGAACTTTGGTATAGGTAAGCTATTTCTGAATTAAACCTTCTACATTGTTTGATTATCATCCGTCAGTTTCCGGACAGGTCGGTAACAACAGGTAAAATAATACGGCTTAACTTAGGCCCGCCATGATGGACGGTCTGCTGTGCAATGCGTGTTTTGGTACTGCTTCCAAGAGGCTCGCCGGTATTTGGATTTCTGTCAAACTGCGGGAAATTACTGGAAGTGATATCCACCCGTATGCGGTGGCCCGGCAAAAATGCATTGGCTGTTCCGGTCAGTTCAATTTCGTACTCATAAACCTGATTGGGTGTGAGCAGTTTCATCTTATCCAGTCCCTCACGGAATTTCGCCCTGATGATCCCTTCTGAAACAGGCATGGCATAACCATTCGGATACACATCCACCAGCTTGATCATCCAGTCGGTATCCGGGCCATCTGTTGCCGCATGGAGTTTCATTTTTACAGGACCGGCTATGGTGATCGGTTTTTCGAGAAATTCACTTGTATAAACCAATACATCCTGGCGTTGTTCCAGCGTGCGCTGGTCACGGGGGCCGGAAGATGTAGGCGTACCGCAGCAGTTGTTTCCTCCCATGGTGGGTACCGGGTTTTCGGGGTCGTAACGGTATGTGTCTGTTGCAGCTTTTTCTGGTTTGGTAAAAGATAACGTACCTTCTCCGCGTACCGAATTGGCAGCACCTTTTGCACCCAGATACAGCTCCTGATATTTTGTTCCTGGAATGGGCCAGTCGGTCTCGCCGCGCCATTTGTTGATACCCATGTAAAAAAGTTTCACAGGTTTCTCCTTATCCAATCCGTTTTTGATACCTTTCAGGTGATAATCAAAGAAGCCGAGTTCCGTCTCAAATTGTTCAACATAAGCGGCAGGAGTGAAATCCACTCCGCCAAATGACTGAGAAGGACCATGTCCCCACGGGCCTATGATCATCCGTGCATTGGCTCTTGCCTCGGGTGTTGCACCTTTGTTTTTCATACCCACATATCCGTTGATCGTTCCCATCACGAAGATGTCAAACCAGCCACCTGAGGTATATACGGGTACCTTAATTTTGTTAAAACGTTCTTCGTCACTAATGGATTTCCAGTAATCGTCATAACTCTCATGTTTGATCCAGTCGCGGTAATGCTGCACCACAGAACCTGCTCCCCTCATATCCATATCTTTAAGTGGCAGGTGCATCAGTACATTTTCATATTTCAATTCTTCCGGCATAAAGGCTTCGGTATGCCAGGTCTGAGGAAGCATAATACGGTTGGGCATCCGTGCCACGCCCCAGCCGTAGTTGAAACTCAGGCGGTAGGCTCCTCCCATGGTCAGCCAGTTGGCATAAATGTTGGTGGAAGCCAAAGCCGGAAATGCAGCGGTTAAGTGCGGCGGTGCCATGCTGGCGGCCTGCCATTGGTTGTGGCCCAGGTAACTTCCTCCCTGTGTACCAACCTTTCCGTTCGAGAATGGCTGCGCCGCTGCCCATTCAATCGTGTCGTAACCGTCATTGGCTTCATCCCTGAAAGGCTCCCATTTGCCATCGCTTTCGTAACGGCCACGCACATCCTGAACAATCACAACATAACCGCGCTGTGCGAACTTGGTCATGGTTTGGTGGTGAACGCCTTCGCGCTGCGATCCGTAGGGTGTCCTGGTGATGATGGTTGGATACTTTCCAGGCGCCGCAGGCATGTACAGATCGGCGTAAAGGATGACCCCGTCGCGCATGGGAATTGCCCGGTGTCTTTCAATTTTTATTTCATTGAACTGGTTCGCATAGGCAAGCGCATTCGAAATAAAAAGCGCGCTGGCAAGCAGGAGTATTCGAAGTAAACCGAAAAATTTTGGATGAGGTTGAGTATTCATGCGTGGTGGATTTAGGATCAAAGGATAAAAAGCTACCTGCGTGAAATTACGAGGGGGTTGGTAAGACCATTCAGGTCATACACGACTCTTCCCGCGCGAATCGTCACTTCGGCTTCCAGTTTTTGTTTGCCTTGTATTTTGGTACCGGTGTAGTCCCAGAACCCGAAGGTGCCGGTATCATTCAGCTGGAACTTGCCATCGATCAGTCTCAGAACGGCAACATCCGCCCGGGAGCCGACAGAAAGATTACCGAGCTGTTCGCGGTGGATCGCCTGCGCGGGTGCCCAGGTACTGGCTTTGATCACACTTGGCAGGTCCATACCCATGGCCAGAAACTTGGACATTACATTCAGCATGTCCTTCATGGCATTATTCATGCTTCCGGTGTGGATATCGGTACTGATGGTGTTAGGGTAAAATCCGCTTTTAACAGCGGGGATGGCCTGGGAAAAGGCAAAACTGATCCCACCGTAACCGACATCGAAAAGGATACCTTTTTTGCGGGCTTCGTATACAAACGGTTTGATTTTGCCGGTGGCTACATCCAATATGGGCTCACGGCTCGAGAGCTGCCCAAAGCAATGCGTAAAGATATCTCCCGGCCGCAGGTGTTTCATGAAGAGTTCTTCAATGGGAAGCACAGGCGTACTTCCTCCGAAATCGATCATGACGGGGATATTGGCGAGTTTACCCGCCTCAACGGCCTTGTCGGTGGGTGTCCAGTTGTATCCGTTATAGTGCGCAAGTTTTACGCCGACCACATACTCCGGATTTTCCATAGCCACTTTGGCAGTAGCAGCCGCATCCATATCATCCACATTCTGTTCGTAGGTACCGCCCCGCATGCCTTCGCCCACAATGTTGAGAAATGCAAGTACCCGGGTTTTTGAAATATCAATGGTTTGTTTTTTGAAATCGGGAAAAGATTTCCAGCCGGAACAACCTGCATCCACAACCGTAGTGACGCCGGTACGGAAAGTGAAGCCGTCTGGCGGTAAGGCATTGGGGCCGTTGCTGTACGTCTGATCCATTTTGGTTCCAAAGAAATTGTGCGAATGAATGTCAATAAGCCCGGGGGTAACGTACAGGCCTTTGGCATTAACAACCTGCCTGCCTTCTTTTGGGTCGATATTTTTGGCAACGAGCTTAATGGTATCGCCGTTCATGGCTACATCCAGCAGTGCATTGATATTGTTTTTAGGATCAATAACACGGCCGCCCTTGATAACAACACTATATTTCTGCGCAGCGGCAACCTGGATACCTAGTGCAAAGACACTCAGCAAAACGATCAGCTTTTTCTTCATGTTTGTGGTTTAAGGGAATAAAATAATAAATAAAAGTTTTGCCGGAAAGGTAAGACTTGCCAGTGACCCGGTGTCTTTTGCGATTGAGAGCTACTTATTCCGAGCATTTTCAGTCGGCGTCTTCCGGAGTCCAGATGTTAGACATCATTTTGCAGGTGTGATCCCTATCCAACTTGAAAGTTTGTTTTATCGGTCTTGCCGTCTCGTCATTTTTCGGGCCGTTTTGCGAGACGTTCACGGGAAGATCCGTTTTGTCATAAAAAGAAATACGGATTGTCAGTTTATTAACAACCCGTATTCCGTTAAATGTATCTCAATCACTTATCCCACCATACTATGCTGGAAAGCGTGTTGGTGCCACCTTGTCTGGTGCGTGCTTCGTAGAAATTCGTCTGATTGTAAGTTTCTTCCGAATCCGGGATCACAAAACGGGTGGGGATTTTACCTCCCGTGAGGTTACCAGGGTAGTTGGTCGGGATAAGCTTGGGATAACCGGTACGTCTCCAGTTGGAGAATATCTCGTATTCATCCTCCAGGAAAAGAGATACCCATTTCTGCGTGTGGATCTGCTCCATCTGCTGCTCAACCGTGCCGGCCGCATTGTAAGGGTTGACGTCCAGGTACGCATTCACTTTAGCATCTGATATGGTAGCCGCCGCTCCGAACAGGGCCCATTGTCCCATTCCTGCTTTTACAGCCTTGTCGTAGGAATCCTTCGCAGTGGCTCCCGCATACCATCCTCTCAAAGTTGCTTCTGCTAGTAAAAGATTGGTTTCAGCATTTCCAAAAACAAGCAGAGGGGCGTTGTATTTCAGGAGCGTATTGGGGTTTGGCTCCGAAAAGCTGTTGAAGTTTTCGGGTACGTTGTTGTAAAGGGCATTGGGCATACCCAACTGGAGCGCTGTGCTGGTATCCGCAACAAAACTGCTTCCGGAAGGTATCCACACAATGGAGATTACATTCAGACGCGGATCTTTGGTTCCTTTCAGGTGGTCAATCAGGGTTTTTGCAAATTTACCACCCTCGATATTCTGCCCGCCGGGTGTGATGTAATCAGTACTTAACAAACCACTGGCAATGAAATTCCGGCTTGCGGTCTGGGTTCCGTCCACATAGGCGATCACGGCGCGGTCAGCATCTGCCGTAATAATGCCACCTGCAATTGCTTTTTCTACCCATGTTTTTGCCATGGTTGGATCAACCTGTGTCAGGCGCATGCCCAGGCGGAGCATAAGTGAATAAGCAAATTTCTTCCATTTGGTTACGTCTCCGCCGTAAATGAGATCGGCATTGGCAAAAGTGGGCTTCGTCGTATCAAAAGCCTTGGCTGCTTCATCCAGTTCTTTCAGCATGTCAGCATAAATAACTTGCTGTGTATCGTACTTTGGAGCATAATTTTTGTCCGCGAGCGCTTTGCCGGCATCAAAATAGGGGATGTCACCATAAAGATCCGTCAGGCGATGGAACAGGTATGCCTTCCAGATACGCGCTACAGACAATTTGTTAACATCGGCAGGGTTAACTGAAACGGCTTCAATTACCTGAGCCAACTCAATGACGGCCCCTGTGTAAGCACCCCAGTTTCCGGTTGAATAACCGTAGTTAAAGTACTTGTCTCCCGCGGCAGGAACCTCTTTACAGGTAGCGAAGTGCTGCATGGACTGGCCAATGGTGAGGTAGGCAGCCCCGGTATAGTTTACGCTGACGGCATCCAGCTGGGCTTTTGTGAAAAGAAACCCTGGCACTACTTCAGAGGATTTATTGGGGTCCTTGTTCATTTCCACAAAACCATTGTCGCAGGAAGGTAACATCAGGGCCAGAGGAGCTGCAAATAATATTTTTTGAATCAGATTTTTCATCATTGGAGAAATTAAATGATTAGAATTTTACCATCAGGTTCACACCCATGCTTCTTGTTCTGGGTACACCAAATGCTTCCAGACCCTGCGCATTGGTACTTGTATAACCGGATTCCGGATCAAAGTACTGGTTCTTCTTATCCTTGTAAAGAATGAACAGGTTACGTGCAGTCAGAGATATAGAGGCCGACTGTAGTTTGAGCAAGGAGAATTTGCTTACAGGCAAATTGTAGCTCAGCACCACCTGACGAAGTTTGACGAAATCATTGTTGAACATAAACATGGCCGTGTAATTCTTATCATTATCATAATAAGTATCTACGTCAACTTTTTGCCAGGTTTTGGTGTAGGGTGCTCCCTCGGCCGTAACACCTTCTACGGTTATGCCGGTATCACGTCCTGGAAGTGTTTCCTGAGGCAGACCAAAACGATAGGCATACTGATACAGGTTGGAGTAAACGATACTTCCGAATTTTCCGTCAATCAGTACGTTCAATGAGAAGTTTTTGTAGGTGAAATTATTGGTGATACCCATGGTCAGAGGAGGAGTTCCCTGTCCGATCTTTTCCAGATCACCTCTTACCGCGTAACCGCTGGCAGGGTTGAAAATTACGTTTCCGCTGGCATCCGTTTTCTTGCGGTACCCCCAGACGGTACCGTATGGCTCGCCCACCTTGTTACGGATTAAGCCACCGCCGATTCCGCTGCCGACGTCAATACTTTTAAGGCCTTCTGCCAGTTTTTCGATTTTACTTTTATTGTAAGCCATGTTGAAACTCACATCCCATCCGAATTTCCCGGTTTTAACGGGTGTTCCGGTAATGAGCAATTCAACCCCCTTGTTGCTTAGTTCACCCACATTCAGCAAAGCCGATGTGTAGCCAGAAGAAATAGCGATTGTACTTTGTACGATATCGTCTGTGGTTTTCCGGTTGTATAGGGTCAGGTCAAAACCCAGGCGGTTGTTAAGGAAACGGGCTTCAATACCTCCCTCATAGGTTGTGGAAGTAAGCGGACGCAAATCGGGGTTGGGAACCAGGCTTGATCCCAGTGTCTGAACCGGCCGACCGTTATGGCCACCCTGTACCATGCTGTAAGTGGGATAAATGATATAAGGAGCTACGGTTGCACCTCCCACTTGGGCCCATGATCCGCGAAGTTTTGCAAAACTTACCGCCTCGGGTAATTTAAAGGCTTCGGACAAGATCAGCGATCCACCCACGGAAGGGTAGAAAATACTATTGCTTTTTGGATTCAGAACCGAGAACCAGTCCTGTCTTCCCGAGAAAGTCAGATAGGCAAAACCTTTGTACCCAAAATCAGCTGAGGCGAAAACTGAGTTGATAGCACTTTTATTGTATGTTGGCGTTGTAGAAAGGATCGCAAGGTTGGTATAGCTATAGAAGTAAGGTACCGTAAACTCGCTTCCCGCAATGAGCGTCTGATCGTAAACACTTCTTTGTGAGTTACCACCCAGCATGGCCGAGAAACTGAGATCTTCAAAGAAGTTGGTATTGTAGTTCAGCGTCAGCATACCGTTGGTTTCCGATGAAGTTGTTTTTCTGGCCTCGTAGGTACCCAGCGGTGCATAGTTATTGTTGGTAGGCTGTACGTATTCAGACTGGAAACTGTAGTAATCCTGGCTAATACTTCCTTTGATGAAGAAGTTGTCAAGGATGTCATATTTGATGTTTGCCTGCCCGATGAAACGGTTTTTGCTGTCGTCGTTTTTAAATTTGTTAACAACAAAGTAAGGGTTGGATGCAATGGGGACCGGGTTCCAGGCAAGTTCGACACCTGTTACCGGGTCATAACCCGGAGCCAGGCTGCGGATATCCACGACGTTTGCCGCCAGATAAGTCGCCCAGTGAGGGTTCATATCCGCATATCCGACTTTAGGACGGTTCGTGCCCTGTTCCAGGTTATACTGAACAACGGTTTCGATGCTCAGCTTTTTACCCAGAAGAGCATTCAGATTTAGGTTTGCTATGCGCCTTACAAAAGATGAATTGGGTACAATGCTGTTGGACTTGGTATTGTTGAGACCCAGGCGGAAATTTACGTTTTGATTTCCTCCCGTGAAGGCCACCGAATTGATATAGTTAGTACCTGCATCATAAAAATGCTTAAGATTATCCTTCTGAGGGGAATAAGGATGCAGTTTCCCGTCTACCTGGATGGTGGGCTGTCCGTCCATTTTAGCGCCGTAGGAAAGACGTCCCGTGCTGATGGCTTCGGTCAGCGTGGTTGGCTTTTTACCATCCACACCCTGGCCATACTCATACTGCCAGTTAGGAATCACAGCAATACTTTCAAATGTAAAATTGCTGTTTACTTCCACACCGATGCCTTTTTGTGCACGTCCTTTTTTGGTGGTGATCAAAATTACACCGTTGGAAGCGCGGGCGCCGTAAAGGGCCGCTGCCGGGCCACCTTTCAAAACACTGATGGATTCAATATCATCCGGGTTAATACCTCCGATACCGTCCCCACGGTCCACGTTCATGGCGTTACCGTCAGAAGTAGTACCGCCACCAGGAATACTGTTGTCCATTGGCATACCGTTGATTACGTACAGCGGCTGGTTGTTTCCATTCAATGAGCCATTCCCACGGATAATGATACGGCTGGACCCGCCGGGGCCTGTTGCCATACCTGTGGCATTCACACCCGCAATTTTACCGGTCAGTGCGTTGGCTACGTTGTTTTCACGTGCCTGGGTAAATTCACTTCCCTTTACTTCACTTACGGCATAGGCCAGTGCTTTTTTCTCCCGCGCAATACCAAGGGCCGTAATCACGACTTCATTCAGCGCTTTTGCCTCCGGCACCATCTTGACCGATATCGTGCTTTGCGTACCTACGGTAACTTCCTGGGAAGTGTAACCCACAAAACTGAAGATCAGTACTGCAGTTGTAATTTCTTCATCAGGTATATCCAGCCGAAAGGAACCGTCAACATCAGTTGATGTTCCTCTTTGAGTACCTTTTACGAGAACACTTACCCCAGGCAGACCGTTGCC
This portion of the Dyadobacter sp. CECT 9275 genome encodes:
- a CDS encoding thiazole synthase, producing the protein MLKIADKTFHSRLFTGTGKFSSGALMEQSLLSSGSELVTVALRRVASGRQDDEILRYLKHGHINLLPNTSGARNAREAILAAQLAREAMETHWVKLEIHPDPKYLMPDAMETLLATEQLAKLGFVILPYIHADPVLCKRLESAGAAAVMPLGAPIGSNKGLKTADFLEIIIEQSAVPVIVDAGIGSPSDAAKAMEMGADAVLVNTAIAVASDPVGMAHAFRLGVEAGRLAFEAGLAAKGNSAAASSPLTLFLDA
- a CDS encoding GNAT family N-acetyltransferase, whose amino-acid sequence is MDLRIRNATKKDLPAILEIVNQTILTSTAIYDYEIRTLEEQTEWFERVTDNGMPIIVADQDGEVLGYGSYNTFRPKIGYQFTVEHSIYLDEKSRGMGVGGKLLGSLIQRAREQGLHTMIGGIDAANRGSIEFHKKYGFVEKGYLKEVAYKFDQWLDLVFMQLILE
- a CDS encoding bile acid:sodium symporter family protein — encoded protein: MNIYKLLSGIAAVCLLIALYLGLTGSLPQAGPFFILFFLALAISFRGFEKLKGFTYTTIIFAAVTTALYYPQYFQQFNGFKLAVLITPLIQLIMFGMGTSMSFQDFVGVVKMPKGVLIGVISHFIIMPSIGYTLANLSGFPPEIAAGIILIGCSPNGMASNVISYLAKANLALSITITAISTMLAPIVTPVLMSLLAGAFVKIDTLHMMWDIVKMVIIPIGAGLIFNKLFSGKAKWLDNAMPLVSMGGIAFIIVIITAAGRDSLLTIGPTLLLLVLIHNLSGYTLGYWSGRLFKMSERDCRTIAIEVGMQNGGLASGIAKEMGKMATVGLAPAVFGPLMNITGSILASWWQGKPTGDEDTYVETGRAH
- the thiS gene encoding sulfur carrier protein ThiS; protein product: MEIKINQTPSVIPDTFTVQQLLTEIFETNHQGIAVAINNQVVSKSQWALHQLQPDDQLIIIRATQGG
- a CDS encoding RraA family protein, with the protein product MKLKVFSLLTSLCLIGSLAVVRAQTISKEELIFLTSEWKGERFPDGRPRVSDDMIRRVKEIAIEEAWVVLQNEGYNCQFDGNWKMIHNDVPIAGRALTAQFMPSRPDIEKNIKERGQKAGRIGNTNSWPIDQLSKGDVYVADGFGKIAQGTLIGDNLGNSIFAKTGTGVIFDASSRDLEGLSKIEGFNAFVRDWDPSYLKDVVLTGLNTPIRIGRAIVLPGDVVLAKREGVIFIPAHLVEKVVLTAEFIAIRDKFGIQMLKEGKYTPGQIDSQWTDKLKEDFLKWLDKNPKEIPMKRSELDEYMKKRTW
- a CDS encoding thiamine phosphate synthase, with translation MKLIVISSPVYLPNEAGCINLLFENGMEYLHLRKPDGTASDLDRLLRGICPAFLSKIAVHQHFPVALEYGIRRLHFPENLRMTTDESTLMQMKSEGFILSTSIHKLLDTNILTSFDYTFFGPVYNSISKPGYQGILPPGFRLDAAEKKLPVIGLGGIDQSNIRNIKEMNFDGAAVSGTLWKNPAKAPQTFIQLNNVLNQ
- a CDS encoding thiamine phosphate synthase; this translates as MIGKLHFISNQTAAFTHLESIASALDAGCRWIQLRIKNEPAEMILEKASLAKNLCDSYGAKLIINDYPEVARDTGAFGVHLGLEDLPIQTARQMGGNMIIGGTANTLQDVLQRVQEGADYVGLGPYRFTNTKQNLSPVLGADGYRAILETIHQMNISIPVIAIGGITDEDITGLLSAGVHGVAMSAAITHSPDRKQFVTQLYKTLC